A window from Streptomyces sp. NBC_00335 encodes these proteins:
- a CDS encoding PaaI family thioesterase, which translates to MTTLTPADADKILHDNFAPWVLALGLTVQETGERHAVLRLPWSDTLARDGGGLSGQALMAAADTATVIAISAARGAYGPMTTVQQSTSFQRPVVGADVLIDVRVTKLGKRMAFADITMTPEGAEEPAAKASTVYALLG; encoded by the coding sequence GTGACGACGCTGACACCGGCAGACGCGGACAAGATCCTCCACGACAACTTCGCCCCCTGGGTGCTCGCCCTCGGACTCACCGTCCAGGAGACCGGCGAACGGCACGCCGTACTGCGGCTGCCCTGGTCCGACACCCTCGCCCGCGACGGCGGGGGCCTCAGCGGCCAGGCCCTGATGGCCGCCGCGGACACCGCCACCGTCATCGCGATCTCCGCCGCGCGCGGGGCCTACGGCCCGATGACCACCGTCCAGCAGTCCACCAGCTTCCAGCGGCCGGTGGTCGGCGCCGATGTGCTGATCGACGTACGGGTCACCAAACTCGGCAAGCGGATGGCCTTCGCCGACATCACCATGACGCCCGAGGGCGCCGAAGAACCGGCCGCGAAGGCCTCCACCGTCTACGCCCTGCTGGGATGA
- a CDS encoding alpha/beta fold hydrolase: MTPKPSSTPPVERRTVTVNGGVRLAYEVTGPPAGPPVLLLPALGETAADWVPVRDELARERRVFALDLRGHGASAWPSAYSLPLMRDDVLGFLDALGLDRVDLVGHSMGGVVAYLAAAAQPHRISRLVLEDAPAPLPREASAPVRPEGELSFDWAMVLAVRPQLDRPDPAWLADLSRITAPTLVVYGGPASHLAPASFDEVVRRIPDARLITLAYGHLIHAAAPAEFTAAVAAFLTE; the protein is encoded by the coding sequence ATGACGCCGAAGCCCAGCAGCACCCCGCCGGTCGAGCGGCGCACCGTGACGGTCAACGGCGGAGTGCGCCTCGCCTACGAGGTCACGGGCCCGCCGGCCGGACCGCCGGTGCTCCTGCTCCCCGCGCTCGGCGAGACCGCCGCCGACTGGGTGCCCGTACGGGACGAACTCGCGCGGGAGCGGCGGGTGTTCGCGCTGGACCTGCGCGGCCACGGAGCCAGCGCGTGGCCGTCGGCGTACTCGCTGCCGCTCATGCGGGACGACGTACTGGGCTTCCTGGACGCCCTCGGGCTCGACCGGGTGGACCTGGTGGGCCACTCGATGGGCGGGGTCGTCGCGTACCTGGCCGCCGCCGCGCAGCCGCACCGCATCAGCCGCCTCGTCCTGGAGGACGCCCCCGCGCCGCTCCCCCGCGAGGCCTCGGCCCCCGTACGCCCCGAGGGCGAGCTCTCCTTCGACTGGGCGATGGTGCTCGCGGTCCGCCCCCAGCTCGACCGCCCGGACCCGGCCTGGCTGGCGGACCTGTCCCGGATCACGGCCCCGACCCTGGTCGTGTACGGCGGCCCCGCCAGCCACCTGGCGCCCGCCTCCTTCGACGAGGTGGTCCGCCGCATCCCGGACGCCCGCCTGATCACCCTCGCGTACGGCCACCTGATCCACGCGGCGGCGCCCGCGGAGTTCACGGCGGCCGTCGCGGCCTTCCTCACGGAATGA
- a CDS encoding oxidoreductase, translated as MSPQSRYPHLLSPLDLGFTTLPNRVIMGSMHTGLEEHERGFERLAAFYAERARGGAGLIVTGGIAPNDAGRPFEGGARLTTEEEAAEHRVVTDAVHAEGGKIAMQILHFGRYAYHKDLVAPSALQAPISPFVPNALTDAEVERTIEDFVRAARLAKLAGYDGVEIMGSEGYLVNEFIAAATNKRTDRWGGAYENRVRFPLEIVRRTRAAVGEEFILVYRLSMLDLIPGGSTLDEVVHLAKEIEAAGATIINTGIGWHEARIPTIATSVPRGAYTWVTKRLMGAVSVPLVTSNRINTPEIAEELLADGRADLVSLARPFLADADFVAKAAAGRSETINTCIGCNQACLDHTFSGKLTTCLVNPRACNETELILSPTQLKKRVAVVGAGPAGLACAVSAAGRGHAVTLYEASGHIGGQLDIARRIPGKEEFEETIRYYGTQLAEHAVEVKLNTRADVETLRGYDEVVVATGVTPRIPDIEGVDGPNVVSYLDVLRDGAPVGQRVAVLGAGGIGFDVAEFLTDSGEGASQDPEVYFRHWGVDTAYTGPGGLTAPERPVPPRQVHLLQRKTTKVGSGLGTTTGWIHRAELKHRGVVSVAGAAYDRIDGEGLHITVEGEQRLVPADTVVLCTGQEPRRDLYEALRAAGIEAHLIGGADVAAELDAKRAIRQGTELAATL; from the coding sequence ATGAGTCCCCAGAGCCGGTACCCGCACCTGCTGAGCCCCCTGGACCTCGGCTTCACCACCCTGCCGAACCGCGTGATCATGGGCTCCATGCACACCGGCCTCGAAGAGCACGAGCGGGGCTTCGAGCGCCTCGCCGCCTTCTACGCCGAGCGTGCCCGCGGCGGCGCCGGCCTGATCGTGACGGGCGGCATAGCCCCGAACGACGCCGGCCGGCCCTTCGAGGGAGGCGCCCGCCTCACCACCGAGGAGGAGGCCGCCGAGCACCGGGTGGTCACCGACGCGGTGCACGCCGAGGGCGGGAAGATCGCGATGCAGATCCTCCACTTCGGCCGCTACGCCTACCACAAGGACCTGGTCGCCCCCAGCGCCCTCCAGGCTCCCATCAGCCCCTTCGTCCCGAACGCGCTCACCGACGCCGAAGTCGAGCGCACCATCGAGGACTTCGTCCGCGCCGCCCGCCTCGCCAAGCTGGCCGGCTACGACGGCGTCGAGATCATGGGCTCCGAGGGCTACCTGGTCAACGAGTTCATCGCCGCCGCCACCAACAAGCGCACCGACCGCTGGGGCGGCGCCTACGAGAACCGCGTGCGCTTCCCGCTGGAGATCGTCCGGCGCACCCGCGCGGCCGTCGGCGAGGAGTTCATCCTCGTCTACCGCCTCTCGATGCTCGACCTCATCCCCGGCGGCTCCACCCTCGACGAGGTCGTCCACCTCGCCAAGGAGATCGAGGCGGCCGGCGCCACCATCATCAACACCGGCATCGGCTGGCACGAGGCCCGCATCCCCACCATCGCCACCTCGGTCCCGCGCGGCGCCTACACCTGGGTCACCAAGCGGCTGATGGGCGCGGTCTCCGTCCCCCTCGTCACCAGCAACCGCATCAACACCCCGGAGATCGCCGAGGAGTTGCTCGCCGACGGCCGCGCCGACCTGGTCTCGCTCGCCCGCCCCTTCCTCGCCGACGCCGACTTCGTCGCCAAGGCCGCCGCCGGCCGCTCCGAGACCATCAACACCTGCATCGGCTGCAACCAGGCCTGCCTGGACCACACCTTCAGCGGCAAGCTCACCACCTGCCTGGTCAACCCGCGCGCCTGCAACGAGACGGAACTCATCCTGTCTCCGACCCAGTTGAAGAAGCGCGTCGCCGTCGTCGGAGCCGGCCCGGCCGGCCTGGCCTGCGCCGTCTCCGCCGCCGGACGCGGCCACGCCGTCACCCTCTACGAAGCCTCCGGCCACATCGGCGGCCAGCTCGACATCGCCCGCCGCATCCCCGGCAAGGAGGAGTTCGAGGAGACCATCCGCTACTACGGCACCCAGCTCGCCGAGCACGCGGTCGAGGTCAAGCTGAACACCCGCGCCGACGTCGAGACCCTGCGCGGCTACGACGAGGTCGTCGTCGCCACCGGCGTCACCCCCCGCATCCCGGACATCGAGGGCGTCGACGGCCCCAACGTCGTCAGCTACCTCGACGTCCTGCGCGACGGCGCCCCCGTCGGGCAGCGCGTCGCCGTCCTCGGCGCCGGCGGAATCGGCTTCGACGTCGCCGAGTTCCTCACCGACAGCGGCGAAGGCGCCTCGCAGGACCCCGAGGTCTACTTCCGCCACTGGGGCGTGGACACCGCCTACACCGGCCCCGGCGGCCTCACCGCTCCCGAGCGCCCCGTCCCGCCGCGCCAGGTCCACCTGCTCCAGCGCAAGACCACCAAGGTCGGCTCCGGGCTCGGCACCACCACCGGCTGGATCCACCGGGCGGAACTCAAGCACCGCGGTGTCGTCTCCGTCGCGGGGGCCGCGTACGACCGGATCGACGGCGAGGGCCTGCACATCACGGTGGAGGGCGAGCAGCGCCTCGTACCCGCCGACACGGTGGTCCTGTGCACCGGCCAGGAACCGCGCCGCGACCTGTACGAGGCCCTGCGCGCGGCCGGCATCGAGGCGCACCTGATCGGCGGCGCCGACGTGGCCGCCGAACTGGACGCCAAGCGGGCCATCCGCCAGGGCACGGAACTGGCCGCCACCCTCTGA
- a CDS encoding L,D-transpeptidase, with protein MMRVRPQTTPAASVRGRGRAAAPLFAAVAGLLLLTACGSGGDTVRADDSKVSADVAGVQAAASQAAVPPKVTTGAVLDFDLIPGAGKTVGTGQPVSLQFEKPVKDKAAVEKALTVTASTPTEGSWGWVTTPSGHDRLDWRPRDPWKPGTDVTVKGTLTTVDPGGAHFDRDLNRTFKIGRDQQLTADLDTHRLIVERDGKVVKSIPMSGGQPVKGRQSRLGTYALKTREPKVHMTSASVGGPVDYDVVVNWGMRVTDTGAYIHEGVPEAQKYVGNTNHSAGCIGMTPADAKWIFDNTILGDLITIKGQEAIKNADGPGNGYADWSIGYDEWKKLSKAS; from the coding sequence ATGATGCGTGTTCGCCCCCAGACGACCCCGGCGGCTTCCGTCCGCGGTCGTGGCCGCGCCGCGGCCCCGCTGTTCGCCGCCGTCGCCGGGCTGTTGCTCCTCACGGCCTGCGGCTCCGGCGGGGACACGGTTCGGGCGGACGACTCGAAGGTGTCCGCCGACGTGGCGGGTGTGCAGGCCGCGGCGTCACAGGCGGCCGTTCCGCCGAAGGTGACCACCGGAGCCGTACTGGACTTCGACCTGATTCCGGGGGCGGGGAAGACGGTGGGTACGGGTCAGCCGGTGTCCTTGCAGTTCGAGAAGCCGGTGAAGGACAAGGCCGCGGTGGAGAAGGCGTTGACGGTCACCGCGTCGACCCCGACCGAGGGTTCCTGGGGCTGGGTGACCACACCCTCGGGCCACGACCGCCTGGACTGGCGCCCCAGGGACCCCTGGAAGCCCGGCACGGACGTCACGGTCAAGGGCACGCTCACCACGGTCGACCCCGGCGGCGCGCACTTCGACCGCGACCTGAACCGGACGTTCAAGATCGGCCGTGACCAGCAGCTGACCGCCGACCTCGACACCCACCGGCTCATCGTCGAGCGTGACGGCAAGGTGGTGAAGTCCATCCCCATGTCCGGCGGGCAGCCCGTCAAGGGCCGCCAGTCCCGACTGGGCACCTACGCCCTCAAGACCCGGGAACCCAAGGTGCACATGACCTCCGCGTCCGTGGGCGGGCCGGTGGACTACGACGTGGTGGTCAACTGGGGCATGCGGGTGACCGACACCGGCGCCTACATCCACGAAGGGGTTCCCGAGGCGCAGAAGTACGTCGGCAACACCAACCACAGCGCCGGCTGCATCGGCATGACCCCGGCCGATGCGAAGTGGATCTTCGACAACACCATCCTCGGCGACCTGATCACGATCAAGGGCCAGGAAGCCATCAAGAACGCCGACGGCCCCGGCAACGGATACGCCGACTGGAGCATCGGCTACGACGAATGGAAGAAGCTCAGCAAGGCCTCCTGA
- a CDS encoding DeoR/GlpR family DNA-binding transcription regulator translates to MAEQAAQLAHQRRALILDAVRREGAVRVADLVGQLGVSDMTVRRDLDALARRGVVEKVHGGAVAPAGASGHEPGFEAKSDLEGDAKAAIADTAATLVEPGSVVAVSGGTTAHAVAARLLGVPRLTIVTNSLPVAQLVWADALGRGAEAPTLLLTGGSPTPSAALVGPLADQAIASLHVDLLFLGAHGVAQGSGLTTPNLMEAQTNRALVASARRVAVVADHSKWGVVGLSGFAALHQADWFITDAGLPAPARAALTDEVGELLVAGEQRD, encoded by the coding sequence GTGGCCGAGCAGGCTGCCCAACTGGCCCACCAGCGACGTGCTCTCATCCTGGACGCGGTCCGGCGCGAGGGTGCGGTGCGGGTGGCGGACCTGGTCGGTCAGCTCGGCGTCTCGGACATGACCGTCCGCCGGGACCTGGACGCCCTCGCACGGCGCGGGGTCGTGGAGAAGGTCCACGGCGGAGCCGTCGCCCCGGCCGGGGCGAGCGGGCACGAGCCGGGGTTCGAGGCCAAGTCGGACCTGGAGGGCGACGCCAAGGCCGCCATCGCGGACACGGCCGCGACCCTGGTGGAGCCGGGCAGCGTGGTCGCCGTCTCGGGCGGCACCACCGCGCACGCCGTCGCCGCCCGGCTCCTCGGGGTACCGCGGCTCACGATCGTCACCAACTCCCTCCCGGTGGCGCAGCTGGTGTGGGCCGACGCCCTGGGCCGCGGGGCCGAAGCCCCCACCCTGCTGCTCACCGGCGGCTCCCCCACCCCCTCGGCCGCCCTCGTCGGACCGCTCGCCGACCAGGCGATCGCCTCCCTCCACGTGGACCTGCTCTTCCTCGGCGCGCACGGGGTGGCGCAGGGCTCCGGGCTGACCACCCCGAACCTCATGGAGGCCCAGACCAACCGGGCCCTGGTCGCCTCGGCACGCCGGGTCGCCGTCGTGGCGGACCACAGCAAATGGGGCGTGGTGGGCCTCAGCGGCTTCGCCGCGCTCCACCAGGCCGACTGGTTCATCACCGACGCCGGCCTGCCCGCCCCCGCCCGCGCCGCGCTCACGGATGAGGTGGGCGAACTCCTCGTCGCGGGCGAGCAGCGGGACTGA
- a CDS encoding DUF4328 domain-containing protein, protein MSAGPGSARLSPLGAPPARSLLRSPKGLATALTVLLGLCALTRLLAVAAGVNRYFRLDEHTEPVGLGHSGTLLTISVSLFMTAMIPAAVVFIVWFHRVRVNAGVYARGAIRGGAGWAIGVWFIPVVGWTVLPCLIAMKVWAASASRLPGKAALTSPAPVFVWAGTFGAAMVASVAANRSAATALSDDAVRDAVLFGAASDLIYAVAAVAAILFVRRLSALQSAA, encoded by the coding sequence ATGTCCGCCGGTCCCGGTTCCGCAAGACTGTCTCCGCTCGGCGCGCCTCCGGCGCGCTCGCTGCTCCGCTCGCCGAAGGGACTGGCCACGGCTCTGACCGTGCTGCTCGGCCTGTGCGCCCTGACCCGGCTGCTCGCCGTGGCCGCCGGGGTCAACCGGTACTTCCGGCTGGACGAGCACACCGAGCCCGTCGGGCTGGGACACTCGGGGACGCTGCTCACGATCTCGGTGAGCCTGTTCATGACGGCCATGATCCCCGCAGCGGTGGTCTTCATCGTCTGGTTCCACCGGGTCCGGGTGAACGCCGGGGTGTACGCGCGGGGAGCCATCCGGGGCGGTGCGGGCTGGGCGATCGGAGTCTGGTTCATCCCGGTCGTGGGCTGGACCGTCCTGCCTTGCCTGATCGCGATGAAGGTGTGGGCGGCCAGCGCGTCGAGGCTGCCCGGCAAGGCCGCGCTGACCTCACCCGCCCCCGTCTTCGTCTGGGCCGGAACGTTCGGAGCGGCGATGGTGGCGTCCGTCGCCGCCAACCGGTCCGCGGCCACAGCTCTGAGTGACGACGCCGTGCGCGACGCCGTCCTGTTCGGCGCGGCCTCGGACCTGATCTACGCCGTGGCGGCGGTGGCCGCCATCCTCTTCGTGCGCCGCCTCTCGGCCCTGCAGTCGGCAGCCTGA
- a CDS encoding DUF4328 domain-containing protein, translating into MSYSTPGSPPPAAPDPNYAHQAIPVQPLPGWNSLPDTPRPPRGLSIATIVLLSVSGAYALLLAGAGLYVRSVLESGRYPDAGTADSLTPPDALMALAALIQIPLLLATAGVFITWFYLAHKTAKAFRPDTATRSSGWAIGGWFIPFGNLVIPVRVARETWEASRQLSPNGSDRPTSTAFITWWWLMWILSLLADRV; encoded by the coding sequence ATGTCCTACAGCACGCCCGGCTCGCCGCCACCCGCGGCGCCTGACCCCAACTACGCCCACCAAGCGATACCCGTCCAGCCGTTGCCGGGCTGGAACTCGCTGCCTGACACGCCCCGCCCGCCCCGTGGCCTGTCCATCGCCACGATCGTGCTGCTCTCGGTCTCCGGCGCGTACGCCCTGCTCCTGGCAGGAGCCGGCCTTTACGTCCGCTCGGTACTGGAGAGCGGCCGGTACCCCGACGCGGGCACGGCCGACAGCCTCACCCCGCCGGACGCGCTCATGGCCTTGGCCGCCCTCATCCAGATTCCGCTCCTGCTCGCCACTGCCGGCGTCTTCATCACCTGGTTCTACCTCGCGCACAAGACCGCCAAGGCCTTCAGGCCCGACACGGCAACCCGGTCGAGCGGCTGGGCCATCGGCGGCTGGTTCATCCCCTTCGGCAACCTGGTCATCCCCGTCCGCGTCGCCAGGGAGACCTGGGAAGCGAGCCGCCAGCTCAGCCCCAACGGCTCCGACCGGCCCACCTCGACCGCGTTCATCACCTGGTGGTGGCTGATGTGGATCCTGTCCCTGCTCGCCGACCGCGTGTAA
- a CDS encoding MFS transporter: MTGQRPGLIHNRSFTVFWLGQALSVLGGSVSMLALPLLVLDATGSLVELGLITALSGVFAIATGTFAGHVVDRVDRRRLMIGCDLARAVLLGSVPLVWSFAGPQIWLLYVLTALVTVLKTLFDVAYVSAVPSLVEPGDLAAANGRLMGTFALGTLLGPIVAGLLVAGVGGSWALALDGATFLVSAVSLRWVRFGARGNDATPRPEAKTSLRAVFVVGFRFLWAHALLRPLTVLLTLLTFVTVGATDLLIFRLRDDLERAPATVGYVMAVSGIGVVCASFAAGPLRRILGFGPCWLGAVALIGVAVAGIGASSSVPVIAAMAALFMFGLTLGGISSMTLRQEVTPDHLLGRVTSAFWTVHNASGPLGAAALTALAARHGVPSTSLAAGALCLLIAAAGLLTPLRSARPNPPVPVEPRRRSWSHSARPEASRGEK; the protein is encoded by the coding sequence ATGACGGGCCAACGTCCCGGACTGATCCACAACCGCTCCTTCACCGTCTTCTGGCTCGGCCAGGCCCTGTCGGTGCTCGGCGGCTCGGTATCGATGCTCGCCCTGCCGCTGCTCGTCCTCGACGCCACCGGATCCCTGGTCGAGCTGGGCCTGATCACGGCCCTCTCCGGGGTCTTCGCCATCGCCACGGGAACCTTCGCGGGCCATGTGGTGGACCGGGTCGACCGCCGCCGCCTGATGATCGGCTGCGATCTCGCGCGGGCGGTGCTGCTGGGCTCCGTACCGCTGGTGTGGTCCTTCGCCGGCCCGCAGATCTGGCTGCTGTACGTCCTGACCGCGCTGGTCACCGTACTGAAGACGCTCTTCGACGTGGCCTACGTGAGCGCCGTGCCCTCCCTGGTCGAACCGGGCGACCTGGCCGCCGCCAACGGACGGCTGATGGGCACCTTCGCCCTCGGCACCCTCCTCGGCCCGATCGTGGCGGGCCTGCTCGTCGCCGGGGTCGGCGGATCCTGGGCGCTGGCCCTGGACGGGGCGACCTTCCTCGTCTCGGCGGTCAGCCTGCGCTGGGTGCGTTTCGGTGCCCGGGGGAATGATGCGACTCCCCGGCCGGAGGCGAAGACCTCCCTGCGCGCGGTGTTCGTGGTCGGCTTCCGCTTCCTGTGGGCGCACGCCCTGCTGCGCCCGCTGACCGTCCTGCTGACCCTCCTCACCTTCGTCACGGTCGGTGCCACCGACCTGCTGATCTTCCGCCTCCGGGACGACCTCGAGCGCGCCCCGGCGACCGTCGGCTACGTGATGGCCGTGAGCGGCATCGGCGTCGTGTGCGCCTCCTTCGCGGCCGGGCCGCTGCGCCGGATCCTCGGCTTCGGCCCGTGCTGGCTCGGCGCGGTCGCGCTGATCGGCGTGGCGGTGGCGGGCATCGGGGCCAGCAGCAGCGTGCCCGTGATCGCGGCGATGGCCGCCCTCTTCATGTTCGGGCTGACGTTGGGCGGCATCAGCTCCATGACCCTGCGTCAGGAAGTCACCCCGGACCACCTGCTCGGGCGGGTCACCTCCGCCTTCTGGACGGTCCACAACGCCTCGGGCCCGCTGGGAGCCGCCGCGCTGACCGCCCTGGCAGCCCGGCACGGGGTCCCGTCGACGAGCCTGGCCGCGGGAGCCCTCTGCCTCCTGATAGCCGCCGCGGGCCTCCTGACCCCACTCCGCTCCGCCCGCCCGAACCCGCCGGTGCCGGTGGAGCCCCGGCGGCGTTCGTGGTCACACTCGGCTCGACCCGAAGCATCCAGAGGGGAGAAGTGA
- a CDS encoding Ig-like domain-containing protein yields MPAFPAPERRAARMRHGAPALRAALAGAAATVLLAGCAIAESDTDRLGRKAAADAVDPVDTAASPPSTAPGPAPDPTRSPAPEARLLRNPPRQVRPAIAPAHGTTVGIGQPVSLAFKGQKVDPALRAGIEGRMEIKTSTGVVGAWHWAEAKGDTHLHFRPREYWPAGTEVTLDARLAGVKLDDRTAAGNRRLTFRVGPAMVSKVDLAAHTLTVVKDGTPLRTIPVSGGDVIEVTGTTGKPMDHFGNGYGDWNLSWDEWLRGSTLGASKS; encoded by the coding sequence ATGCCCGCATTCCCCGCCCCCGAGCGCCGTGCCGCCCGCATGCGCCACGGCGCCCCCGCTCTGCGCGCGGCCCTTGCCGGCGCCGCGGCCACGGTGCTCCTCGCCGGCTGCGCCATCGCCGAGTCCGACACCGACCGGCTCGGCCGCAAGGCCGCGGCGGACGCCGTGGACCCCGTGGACACGGCCGCCTCCCCACCGTCGACCGCGCCCGGGCCCGCCCCCGACCCGACCCGCTCCCCCGCGCCCGAGGCCCGGCTCCTGCGGAACCCGCCCCGCCAGGTGCGCCCGGCGATCGCCCCCGCGCACGGCACGACGGTCGGCATCGGCCAGCCCGTCTCCCTGGCCTTCAAGGGCCAGAAGGTGGACCCCGCGCTCCGGGCCGGCATCGAGGGCCGCATGGAGATCAAGACCTCCACCGGGGTCGTCGGCGCCTGGCACTGGGCGGAGGCCAAGGGGGACACGCACCTCCACTTCCGGCCGCGGGAGTACTGGCCGGCGGGCACCGAGGTGACCCTCGACGCCAGGCTCGCGGGAGTGAAGCTGGACGACCGCACCGCCGCCGGAAACCGCAGGCTGACCTTCCGGGTGGGCCCCGCGATGGTCAGCAAGGTGGACCTCGCCGCGCACACGCTCACGGTGGTCAAGGACGGCACGCCCCTGCGGACCATCCCGGTCAGCGGCGGCGACGTCATCGAGGTGACGGGCACGACCGGCAAGCCCATGGACCACTTCGGCAACGGCTACGGCGACTGGAACCTGAGCTGGGACGAATGGCTGCGGGGCAGCACCCTGGGCGCCTCCAAGAGCTGA